The following are encoded together in the Neomonachus schauinslandi chromosome X, ASM220157v2, whole genome shotgun sequence genome:
- the ATP6AP1 gene encoding V-type proton ATPase subunit S1, whose amino-acid sequence MAAMAASRVQAGTRQAPALWQMRWLPLLLMAVAAAEQQVPLVLWSSDRDLWGPAANTHEGHITSDMQLSTYLDPALELGPRNVLLFLQDKLSIEDFTAYGGVFGNKQDSAFANLENALDLAPSSLVLPAVDWYAVSTLTTYLQEKLGASPLHVDLATLRELKLNASLPALLLIRLPYTSSSGLMAPREVLTGNDEVIGQVLSTLKSEDVPYTAALTAVRPSRVARDVAMVAGGLGRQLLQKQSVAAAVHPPVSYNDTAPRILFWAQNFSVAYRDHWEDLTSLTFGVQELNLTDSFWNDSFARLSLTYEQLFGTTVTFRFILANRFYPVSARHWFTMESLEIQSNNSVAHFNASQVTGPSVYSFHCEYVSSLSKNGNLLVPHRQPSLWQMNLQDFQIQAFNVTGEQFSYASDCAGFFSPGIWMGLLTSLFMLFIFTYGLHMILSLKTMDRFDDHKGPTISLTQIV is encoded by the exons ATGGCGGCGATGGCAGCGTCTCGGGTGCAGGCGGGGACGCGGCAGGCCCCAGCGCTCTGGCAGATGCGGTGGCTGCCGCTGTTGCTGatggcggtggcggcggcggagCAGCAGGTGCCGCTGGTGCTGTGGTCGAGTGACCG GGACTTGTGGGGTCCTGCGGCCAACACCCACGAGGGCCACATCACCAGCGACATGCAGCTCTCTACCTACTTAGACCCCGCCCTGGAGCTGGGCCCCCGGAATGTGCTGCTGTTCCTGCAGGACAAG CTGAGCATTGAGGACTTCACAGCCTATGGTGGCGTGTTTGGAAACAAGCAGGATAGTGCCTTTGCTAACCTGGAG AATGCCCTGGACCTGGCCCCTTCCTCTCTGGTGCTTCCTGCTGTCGACTGGTATGCGGTCAGCACTCTGACCACTTACCTGCAGGAGAAGCTCGGGGCCAGCCCCCTGCATGTGGACCTGGCCACCCTGCGGGAGCTGAAACTCAATGCCAGCCTCCCGGCCTTGCTGCTCATCCGCCTGCCCTACACATCCAG ctcaggtctgatggCACCGAGGGAAGTTCTCACAGGCAACG ATGAGGTCATTGGGCAGGTGCTGAGCACGCTCAAGTCTGAAGACGTTCCATACACAGCAGCCCTCACAGCGGTGCGCCCTTCCAGG GTGGCCCGTGATGTAGCCATGGTGGCCGGGGGGCTAGGTCGTCAGCTGCTGCAGAAACAGTCAGTGGCAGCTGCGGTCCATCCCCCTGTGAGTTACAATGACACTGCCCCTCGGATCCTATTCTGGGCCCAGAACTTCTCGGTGGCATACAGGGACCATTGGGAGGACCTGACCTCCCTCACCTTTGGGGTCCAGGAGCTCAACCTGACGGACTCCTTCTGGAATGACTCCTTTGCCAG GCTTTCACTGACCTATGAACAACTCTTTGGTACCACAGTGACATTCAG GTTCATTCTGGCCAACCGCTTCTACCCAGTGTCTGCCCGGCACTGGTTTACCATGGAGAGCCTCGAAATCCAGAGCAACAACTCTGTTGCCCACTTCAATGCCTCCCAGGTCACGGGGCCCAGTGTCTACTCCTTTCACTGCGAGTATGTCAGCAGCCTTAGCAAGAATGGCAATCTCCTCGTGCCCCACAGGCAGCCCTCTCTCTGGCAGATGAATCTTCAGGACTTCCAG ATCCAAGCCTTCAACGTGACCGGCGAGCAGTTCTCCTACGCCAGCGACTGTGCGGGCTTCTTCTCCCCAGGCATCTGGATGGGGCTACTCACTTCCCTGTTCATGCTCTTCATCTTCACCTATGGCTTACACATGATCCTCAGTCTCAAGACCATGGACCGCTTTGACGACCACAAGGGCCCCACTATCTCTTTGACCCAGATTGTGTGA